One Mesorhizobium sp. L-2-11 genomic region harbors:
- the hyi gene encoding hydroxypyruvate isomerase has product MPRFSANLSMLFGEHDFLDRFDAAAHAGFRGVEYISPYDHAPEVVAARLKKKGLTQVLFNLPAGDWAKGERGIAVLPDRVPEFRQGVAKAITYAQALGCEQVNCLAGIAPQGVERSVLEDVFAENLAFAAQKLEQAGIRLLIEPINTRDIPGFFLNYSDHALALIDRVGSKNLFLQYDIYHMQIMEGDLARTIEANLDRIAHIQLADNPGRHEPGTGEINFPFLYSHIDRIGYAGWIGAEYKPKVLTEAGLGWFRQFAGQAA; this is encoded by the coding sequence ATGCCACGGTTTTCAGCCAATCTTTCGATGCTCTTTGGCGAACACGATTTCCTCGACCGCTTCGATGCCGCCGCCCACGCCGGTTTCAGGGGTGTCGAATATATCAGCCCTTATGACCATGCGCCTGAGGTGGTTGCGGCGAGGTTGAAGAAGAAAGGCCTGACCCAGGTACTTTTCAACCTGCCGGCCGGCGACTGGGCCAAGGGCGAGCGCGGCATCGCCGTGCTGCCGGACCGCGTTCCCGAATTCCGGCAAGGCGTGGCCAAGGCGATTACCTATGCGCAGGCGCTGGGTTGCGAACAGGTCAACTGCCTCGCCGGCATCGCGCCGCAAGGCGTCGAGCGTTCAGTGCTGGAAGATGTCTTCGCCGAAAACCTGGCTTTCGCGGCCCAGAAGTTGGAGCAGGCCGGCATCAGGCTGCTGATCGAGCCGATCAACACCCGCGATATTCCCGGCTTCTTCCTCAACTATTCGGACCATGCCCTGGCGCTCATCGACCGCGTCGGCTCGAAAAACCTGTTCCTGCAATACGATATTTATCACATGCAGATCATGGAGGGCGATCTCGCCCGCACCATCGAGGCAAACCTCGACCGCATTGCTCATATCCAGTTGGCGGATAATCCCGGGCGTCATGAGCCGGGAACGGGCGAGATCAATTTTCCTTTCCTGTACAGTCACATCGACCGCATCGGCTATGCCGGTTGGATCGGGGCGGAGTACAAGCCGAAGGTTTTGACGGAAGCCGGGCTGGGCTGGTTCCGGCAGTTTGCCGGGCAGGCGGCGTAG
- a CDS encoding 2-hydroxy-3-oxopropionate reductase, with amino-acid sequence MDTIGFIGLGIMGAPMAGHLLDAGYTVVASDHRSKPPTDLVARGLKTVSGHDAVAKTADIIITMVPDTPEVADVLFGDNGVASGLTAGKLVIDMSSISPIETKVFAKKVNDLGCDYLDAPVSGGEVGAKAASLTIMVGGEEKVFERARPVFEKMGKNITLVGPNGVGQTTKVANQIVVALTIEAVAEALVFASKAGADPAKVRQALMGGLAASRILEVHGERMIKRSFSPGFRIELHQKDLNLALEGAKALGVALPNTSTTQQLFNACAANGGAKEDHSALVRALERMAGHEVGRSE; translated from the coding sequence ATGGACACCATCGGCTTCATCGGTCTCGGCATTATGGGCGCGCCGATGGCGGGGCATCTTCTCGACGCCGGCTACACGGTCGTCGCCAGCGACCACCGCTCGAAACCGCCGACCGATCTCGTCGCCAGGGGTCTAAAAACCGTCTCCGGCCATGACGCCGTGGCAAAGACGGCCGACATCATCATCACCATGGTTCCCGACACGCCTGAGGTGGCCGACGTGCTGTTCGGCGACAACGGCGTCGCCTCAGGTTTGACCGCGGGCAAGCTGGTCATCGACATGAGCTCGATCTCGCCGATCGAGACCAAGGTTTTTGCCAAGAAGGTCAACGACCTCGGCTGCGACTACCTCGATGCGCCGGTGTCGGGCGGCGAGGTCGGCGCCAAGGCGGCGTCGCTGACCATCATGGTCGGCGGCGAGGAAAAGGTTTTCGAGCGCGCCAGGCCGGTGTTCGAGAAAATGGGCAAGAACATCACGCTGGTCGGACCGAACGGCGTCGGCCAGACCACCAAGGTCGCCAACCAGATCGTCGTCGCGCTGACCATTGAAGCAGTCGCGGAAGCGCTTGTTTTTGCTTCGAAAGCCGGCGCTGATCCGGCCAAGGTGCGACAAGCGCTGATGGGCGGGCTGGCGGCCTCGCGCATTCTCGAAGTGCATGGCGAGCGCATGATCAAGCGCAGTTTTTCGCCGGGCTTTCGCATCGAGCTGCACCAGAAGGATCTTAATCTCGCTCTGGAAGGGGCAAAAGCGCTCGGCGTCGCGCTGCCCAACACCTCGACGACACAGCAATTGTTCAACGCCTGCGCGGCCAACGGCGGCGCCAAGGAGGATCACTCGGCGCTGGTCAGGGCGCTGGAGCGAATGGCGGGACATGAGGTGGGTAGAAGCGAATAG
- a CDS encoding TrmH family RNA methyltransferase has product MSNDNKPKTPKDTHYAKLRRAHRDEKSSSAPAFRRRQPVPPGETAADGLVRLYGLHTVRAALDNPRRRIRKMLVTRNAAERLAIADLTALPFETEMVEPKVLDKVTGSDAVHQGVLIEAEPLKPKRLDALGDTALVLVLDQVTDPHNVGAILRSAVAFGAGALITTARHSPHESGVLAKSASGALEHIDQIEVKNLADALGQLHEAGFQTIGLDSDGPAELEKSFSGEKIALVLGAEGKGLRQKTRETVTTLARLDMPGAIRSLNVSNAAAVSLYAARKFLASSE; this is encoded by the coding sequence ATGAGCAACGACAACAAGCCCAAAACCCCAAAAGACACCCACTACGCCAAGCTGCGCCGCGCGCATCGCGACGAGAAAAGCAGCAGCGCGCCGGCGTTCAGGCGGCGCCAGCCGGTGCCGCCAGGAGAAACAGCGGCGGACGGCCTAGTGCGGCTTTACGGCCTGCACACGGTGCGAGCGGCACTCGACAATCCGCGCCGGCGGATCAGGAAGATGCTGGTGACGCGCAACGCCGCCGAGCGGCTGGCGATCGCCGACCTCACCGCCCTGCCCTTTGAGACAGAGATGGTCGAGCCGAAAGTCCTCGACAAAGTGACCGGCTCCGACGCCGTGCATCAGGGCGTGCTGATCGAAGCCGAGCCGCTAAAACCGAAGCGGCTCGATGCGCTCGGCGATACAGCGCTGGTGCTGGTCCTCGACCAGGTTACCGATCCGCACAATGTCGGCGCGATCCTGCGCTCGGCGGTCGCCTTCGGCGCCGGCGCGCTGATCACCACGGCGCGCCACAGCCCGCATGAATCCGGCGTGCTGGCAAAATCGGCCTCCGGCGCGCTGGAGCATATCGACCAGATCGAGGTGAAGAACCTCGCCGACGCGCTCGGCCAGCTGCACGAGGCCGGCTTCCAGACCATCGGCCTCGATTCGGACGGGCCGGCGGAACTCGAAAAGAGTTTTTCGGGAGAAAAGATCGCATTGGTGCTGGGCGCCGAGGGCAAGGGCCTGCGCCAGAAGACGCGCGAAACGGTGACGACGCTGGCCCGGCTCGACATGCCCGGCGCCATCCGTTCGCTCAACGTGTCGAATGCCGCAGCGGTGAGCCTTTATGCGGCGAGGAAATTTCTAGCGAGTAGCGAATAG
- a CDS encoding GFA family protein has translation MLAGKCLCGAVQYAVADEFIYAANCHCSNCRRTTGSAFKPFAGIERERLSLTKGEDNLLIFGEETGHDVHCKSCGALLYSVVRDGAFVHVAMGTLVDEPAIRATQHIFVGSKAKWFTIADDLPQYEEHVAGDAD, from the coding sequence ATGCTTGCCGGAAAATGCCTGTGCGGCGCCGTGCAATACGCGGTGGCCGACGAGTTCATCTACGCCGCCAACTGCCACTGCTCGAACTGCAGACGCACCACCGGTTCGGCCTTCAAGCCGTTTGCCGGTATCGAGCGTGAGAGACTGAGCCTGACCAAGGGCGAGGACAACCTCCTGATCTTTGGCGAGGAGACCGGCCACGACGTGCACTGCAAGTCCTGCGGCGCATTGCTCTATTCGGTCGTCCGCGACGGCGCCTTCGTCCACGTCGCCATGGGAACCCTCGTCGACGAGCCGGCCATCCGCGCGACGCAGCACATCTTTGTCGGCTCCAAGGCGAAGTGGTTCACGATCGCCGACGACCTGCCTCAGTATGAAGAGCATGTCGCCGGAGATGCCGACTGA
- a CDS encoding DMT family transporter: protein MHFIPIAIRGPLFMILSTGSYVANDTMLKLATVGLPPYEVLFLRGTAATLWGIPLLFALGYARQIPLILDRRVLQRNLFELAAILCYVVALANMQIADSTALGQITPLLMLIGSSVLFGERIGGLRMALIGLGFIGAVMVAQPTMQGISVYALLALGNAAFAAARDLAGRRVAADVPGMIVAISAVVVVLVGSGVAHLMSERWVMPEAHHLLLMAGAGLFLIFGHFFIFMAYRVGPTGVVAPFYYCFTVWAVISGLVVFQQLPNALAIGGILLVVASGLTIVSLDERRRRLTVVA, encoded by the coding sequence ATGCATTTTATTCCGATCGCCATCCGCGGCCCGCTGTTCATGATCCTGTCGACCGGGTCCTATGTCGCCAACGACACGATGTTGAAGCTGGCGACCGTCGGGCTGCCGCCCTATGAAGTGCTGTTTTTGCGCGGGACGGCGGCAACCCTGTGGGGTATCCCGTTGCTGTTTGCGCTGGGCTACGCCAGGCAGATCCCGCTGATCCTCGACAGGAGAGTGCTGCAAAGAAATCTATTCGAGCTGGCGGCAATCCTTTGCTACGTGGTGGCGCTCGCCAATATGCAGATCGCCGATTCGACCGCCTTGGGACAGATCACGCCGCTGCTCATGTTGATTGGCTCCTCTGTCCTGTTCGGCGAGCGCATCGGCGGCTTGCGCATGGCGCTGATCGGGCTCGGCTTCATCGGCGCGGTGATGGTGGCGCAGCCGACGATGCAGGGAATCTCGGTCTACGCCCTGCTGGCGCTCGGCAACGCGGCGTTCGCCGCCGCGCGCGATCTCGCCGGGCGGCGGGTCGCCGCCGACGTGCCTGGCATGATCGTCGCAATTTCTGCGGTGGTGGTGGTGCTGGTCGGATCAGGCGTCGCGCATCTGATGTCGGAGCGTTGGGTGATGCCCGAGGCGCATCATTTGCTGCTGATGGCCGGGGCCGGATTGTTCCTGATCTTTGGCCATTTCTTCATCTTCATGGCCTATCGCGTCGGGCCAACCGGGGTGGTGGCGCCGTTCTACTACTGCTTCACCGTCTGGGCGGTCATTTCCGGCCTGGTGGTGTTCCAGCAACTCCCGAATGCGCTGGCGATCGGCGGCATCCTGCTGGTGGTGGCCAGCGGATTGACTATCGTGTCGCTCGACGAGCGCAGGCGCCGACTGACCGTCGTCGCATAA
- the tuf gene encoding elongation factor Tu: MAKGKFERTKPHVNIGTIGHVDHGKTSLTAAITKYFGEYKRYDQIDAAPEEKARGITISTAHVEYETANRHYAHVDCPGHADYVKNMITGAAQMDGAILVVSAADGPMPQTREHILLARQVGVPSIVVFLNKVDQVDDAELLELVELEVRELLTKNEFPGDDIPIVKGSALAALEDSDKKIGEDSIRELMAAVDDYIPTPVRPLDKPFLMPIEDVFSISGRGTVVTGRVERGVVKVGEELEIVGIRPTTKTTCTGVEMFRKLLDQGQAGDNIGALLRGVDREGVERGQVLAKPGTVKPHKKFVAEAYILTKDEGGRHTPFFTNYRPQFYFRTTDVTGIVSLPEGTEMVMPGDNITVDVELIVPIAMEEKLRFAIREGGRTVGAGIVVTIKE, encoded by the coding sequence ATGGCAAAAGGTAAATTCGAGCGTACAAAGCCTCATGTGAACATCGGCACGATTGGCCATGTCGATCATGGCAAGACGTCGCTGACGGCGGCGATCACCAAGTATTTTGGCGAATACAAGCGCTACGACCAGATCGATGCGGCGCCCGAGGAGAAGGCGCGCGGCATCACCATCTCGACGGCGCATGTCGAATATGAGACGGCCAACCGCCACTACGCCCATGTCGACTGCCCCGGCCACGCCGACTATGTCAAGAACATGATCACCGGTGCTGCGCAGATGGACGGCGCGATCCTGGTCGTGTCGGCCGCCGACGGCCCGATGCCGCAGACCCGCGAGCACATCCTGCTGGCCCGTCAGGTCGGCGTGCCGTCGATCGTGGTGTTTTTGAACAAGGTCGACCAGGTCGACGACGCCGAGCTGCTCGAGCTGGTCGAGCTCGAGGTGCGCGAGCTGTTGACCAAGAACGAGTTCCCCGGCGACGACATTCCGATCGTCAAGGGTTCGGCGCTTGCGGCTTTGGAAGATTCCGACAAGAAGATCGGCGAGGATTCGATCCGCGAGCTGATGGCGGCGGTCGACGACTACATCCCGACGCCGGTTCGTCCGCTCGACAAGCCGTTCCTGATGCCGATCGAGGACGTGTTCTCGATCTCTGGCCGCGGCACGGTGGTGACCGGCCGCGTCGAGCGCGGCGTGGTCAAGGTCGGCGAGGAGCTCGAGATCGTCGGCATCCGTCCGACCACCAAGACGACCTGCACCGGCGTCGAGATGTTCCGCAAGCTGCTCGACCAGGGCCAGGCCGGCGACAACATCGGCGCGCTGCTGCGCGGTGTCGACCGTGAAGGTGTCGAGCGCGGCCAGGTTCTGGCCAAGCCGGGCACGGTCAAGCCGCACAAGAAGTTCGTCGCCGAAGCCTACATCCTGACCAAGGACGAGGGCGGCCGTCACACGCCGTTCTTCACCAACTACCGGCCGCAGTTCTATTTCCGCACCACCGACGTGACCGGCATCGTGTCGCTGCCGGAAGGCACCGAGATGGTGATGCCGGGCGACAACATCACCGTCGATGTCGAGCTGATCGTGCCGATCGCCATGGAAGAGAAGCTGCGCTTCGCCATCCGTGAAGGCGGCCGCACCGTCGGTGCCGGCATCGTCGTCACCATCAAAGAGTAA
- a CDS encoding IS630 family transposase (programmed frameshift): MVGYSMDLRERVVAAVKVEGLSRRAAAARFGVSYSAAIEWLKRVEQTGSVAPRQVGGYKPKKISGAWRDWLVERCREKDFTLRGLVAELGERGLKVDYRSVWEFVHAEKLSHKKKTLIAAEQDRPDVARRRRQWVLYQDRIDPARLVFIDETWTKTNMAPLRGWAPVGQRIKAKVPNGHWKTMTFLAALRHDRVEAPWLIDGPINGERFLLYVEKVLVPTLQPGDIVVMDNLGSHKGKAVRRAIRKAGARLFFLPKYSPDLNPIEQLFAKLKHWLRKAAKRTVETVCNAIGQILNRVTPLECSNYFANSGYDRR, from the exons ATGGTTGGATATTCAATGGACCTGCGCGAACGGGTTGTTGCGGCGGTCAAGGTTGAAGGGCTTTCGCGGCGCGCGGCGGCTGCTCGATTTGGCGTCAGCTACAGCGCGGCGATCGAGTGGCTGAAGCGGGTGGAACAGACGGGGAGCGTGGCGCCCCGCCAAGTGGGCGGCTACAAGCCGAAGAAGATATCGGGAGCGTGGCGCGACTGGCTTGTCGAGCGCTGCCGGGAGAAGGACTTCACCTTGCGCGGGCTTGTGGCCGAACTTGGCGAGCGTGGCCTGAAGGTTGACTACCGCTCGGTGTGGGAGTTCGTGCACGCCGAGAAGCTGTCTCACA AAAAAAAGACGCTGATCGCCGCCGAGCAAGATCGTCCCGATGTTGCGCGCCGACGGAGGCAATGGGTTCTGTATCAGGACCGGATCGACCCCGCCCGCCTGGTGTTCATCGACGAGACCTGGACCAAGACCAACATGGCCCCGCTCAGGGGTTGGGCACCGGTCGGACAGCGGATCAAGGCCAAAGTTCCCAATGGCCACTGGAAGACAATGACCTTTCTGGCTGCGCTGCGTCATGATCGCGTCGAAGCGCCCTGGCTCATCGACGGGCCGATCAACGGCGAGAGGTTCCTCCTCTATGTCGAGAAGGTTCTCGTGCCCACTCTCCAGCCGGGCGACATCGTTGTGATGGACAATCTCGGCAGCCACAAAGGCAAGGCCGTGCGTCGCGCCATCCGAAAGGCCGGCGCGAGGCTCTTCTTCCTGCCGAAATACTCGCCTGACCTCAATCCGATCGAACAGCTCTTCGCCAAGCTCAAGCACTGGCTGCGAAAGGCCGCAAAGCGCACCGTTGAAACGGTCTGCAACGCCATCGGCCAGATTCTCAACCGCGTCACACCGCTCGAGTGCTCAAATTACTTCGCAAACTCAGGCTATGACCGCAGGTAA
- a CDS encoding COG3904 family protein, producing MLGLICLASFLVMEHAAFAANTKKSAPDLGPTMRFVVVRSSAPGCEPTCPEWISAEGSIVAATPALFKRTLKALGGRKLPVVVDSPGGNVEAALALGRLLRKNKLDIAVGKTRFTGCQPDAEDCKENDGKGARYFGNAYASGAICNSACPLMLAGGIRRVVGQWAFLGVHQITTTYIKTKLQYRTTYRVVGGKKKILSKKIVGRKNAGSYKTYEMSKSVEKRLAAYLNEMGVGLAVLKTMKNTPASSIQQLAPYDMLQAKLVTSLDAVDLLTAPTLCNTDPVAANCREIPAPAGDVVAYAKPAPATPVEPQTAQRTDVGDMRFVLVRGRSFLCDPNCPEWISAEGTISAQTPERLRQLLDTIGDRRLPVVINSPGGDVLGALAAGRLIRERKLDVAVARTDFIGCEPGNADCAARDGVYVGLTIDASGACGAACPIMLAGGIRRLVGPRAQLTVHSMGLEQRVKTYLRDMAVGPGLLAAMRSVPAPRHRQLEPEMMLKVGLTTGLESVDEFTGPTICKSQPMPGNCRVVSTSEVQAEAPVKL from the coding sequence ATGCTTGGGCTGATCTGCTTGGCGTCGTTCCTGGTCATGGAACACGCTGCCTTCGCGGCGAACACCAAAAAATCCGCGCCGGATCTTGGTCCGACGATGCGGTTTGTCGTCGTCCGCAGCAGCGCGCCTGGTTGCGAACCGACCTGCCCGGAATGGATATCGGCTGAAGGCTCGATAGTGGCCGCCACGCCGGCCCTGTTCAAACGCACGCTCAAGGCGCTCGGTGGCCGCAAACTGCCTGTTGTCGTGGATTCTCCCGGCGGCAACGTCGAAGCGGCGCTGGCGCTTGGCCGGCTGCTGCGCAAGAACAAGCTCGATATCGCGGTCGGCAAAACCCGGTTCACCGGTTGCCAGCCCGATGCCGAGGACTGCAAGGAAAACGACGGCAAGGGGGCTCGCTATTTCGGCAATGCCTATGCCAGCGGCGCCATCTGCAATTCCGCCTGTCCGCTGATGCTTGCCGGCGGCATCAGGCGCGTCGTCGGGCAATGGGCCTTTCTCGGCGTGCATCAGATCACCACGACCTACATCAAGACGAAGTTGCAGTACCGGACCACCTATCGCGTGGTCGGAGGCAAGAAGAAGATCCTCAGCAAGAAGATCGTCGGCCGCAAGAACGCCGGCAGCTACAAGACCTACGAGATGAGCAAGTCGGTGGAGAAAAGACTGGCTGCCTATCTGAACGAAATGGGCGTCGGCCTGGCCGTGCTCAAGACGATGAAGAACACCCCGGCCAGCAGCATCCAGCAGTTGGCTCCCTACGACATGCTGCAGGCGAAGCTGGTGACCAGCCTGGATGCCGTCGACCTGCTGACCGCGCCAACCCTATGCAACACCGATCCGGTGGCCGCGAACTGCAGGGAAATACCGGCGCCGGCCGGCGACGTGGTAGCGTACGCCAAGCCAGCTCCCGCCACGCCGGTCGAACCCCAAACCGCGCAGCGGACCGATGTTGGAGATATGCGCTTCGTCCTGGTTCGCGGCAGAAGTTTTCTCTGCGATCCCAACTGTCCCGAATGGATCTCGGCGGAAGGGACGATCAGCGCTCAAACGCCGGAACGGCTGCGCCAACTGCTGGACACGATCGGTGATCGGCGACTGCCGGTGGTGATCAACTCGCCGGGAGGCGACGTGCTCGGCGCTCTGGCCGCCGGAAGGTTGATCCGAGAACGCAAGCTCGACGTGGCGGTTGCGCGGACGGACTTCATTGGATGCGAGCCGGGCAACGCGGATTGCGCCGCCAGGGATGGCGTCTACGTCGGGCTGACGATCGATGCAAGCGGTGCGTGTGGCGCGGCCTGCCCGATCATGCTTGCCGGCGGTATCAGGCGCCTTGTCGGTCCCCGCGCGCAGTTGACCGTTCATTCGATGGGATTGGAGCAGCGGGTCAAAACCTATCTTAGGGACATGGCGGTCGGACCCGGTCTGCTGGCGGCGATGCGGTCGGTGCCGGCCCCGCGCCATCGGCAGCTCGAACCCGAGATGATGCTGAAAGTCGGGCTGACGACCGGGCTTGAATCGGTCGATGAATTTACCGGTCCGACCATCTGCAAGTCGCAGCCAATGCCGGGGAATTGCCGCGTGGTGTCGACGTCCGAGGTTCAGGCCGAGGCGCCGGTCAAGCTGTAA
- a CDS encoding metal-dependent hydrolase, whose product MNKGLAMLIAHLPAGYILGTFARNRWPGRSMAAALLGSVVPDLDMVYFHFVDGGRTHHHAYVTHWPLFWAAVGLVALSVARWRDPRYLASVGVFFAAAMIHMILDSVASPIMWLMPFDRRALELVTVPATYRNWVMSFLLHWTFALELLICTWALALGIRPTQSRAATPKNST is encoded by the coding sequence ATGAACAAAGGTTTGGCGATGCTGATCGCTCATCTTCCGGCTGGCTACATACTCGGTACTTTCGCACGAAACCGTTGGCCCGGCAGATCGATGGCGGCGGCTTTGCTTGGCAGCGTCGTCCCGGATCTCGACATGGTCTACTTCCATTTTGTCGATGGCGGACGAACCCATCACCACGCCTACGTCACGCACTGGCCGCTCTTCTGGGCAGCGGTTGGCCTTGTGGCACTGTCGGTCGCGAGATGGCGTGATCCGCGATATCTGGCCTCAGTAGGCGTCTTCTTTGCCGCCGCAATGATACACATGATCCTGGACAGTGTGGCGTCGCCTATCATGTGGCTGATGCCGTTCGACCGGCGTGCGCTCGAACTCGTCACGGTTCCGGCCACATATCGCAACTGGGTCATGAGCTTCCTGTTGCATTGGACTTTTGCTCTCGAACTTCTCATATGTACCTGGGCGCTGGCCCTCGGAATTCGACCAACGCAGTCCCGCGCGGCCACGCCTAAAAACTCGACTTGA
- the secE gene encoding preprotein translocase subunit SecE translates to MASKTTNPFVFLQQVRAETAKVTWPSRRETMISTVMVLAFAVIAMIFFFTADQLMGLAVEQILGIGR, encoded by the coding sequence ATGGCTTCGAAAACCACAAATCCTTTCGTCTTTCTCCAGCAGGTTCGCGCGGAGACCGCCAAGGTGACTTGGCCGTCGCGTCGCGAAACGATGATCTCGACGGTGATGGTTCTGGCTTTCGCTGTGATCGCGATGATCTTTTTCTTTACTGCCGATCAGCTCATGGGCCTCGCGGTCGAGCAGATCCTGGGCATCGGACGCTAA
- the nusG gene encoding transcription termination/antitermination protein NusG: protein MTARWYIVHAYSNFEKKVAEDIENKAKQKGLSADIEQIVVPTEKVVEIRRGRKVDAERKFFPGYVLLKANLTDAVFSLVKNTPKVTGFLGDSKPVPITEAEAQRILNQVQEGVERPKPSVTFEIGEAIRVSDGPFASFNGFVQEVDEERARLKVEVSIFGRAVPVDLEFGQVEKG from the coding sequence ATGACTGCGCGGTGGTACATCGTCCACGCCTATTCGAACTTTGAAAAAAAGGTCGCTGAGGACATCGAGAACAAGGCCAAGCAGAAAGGCCTGTCCGCTGACATCGAGCAGATCGTGGTGCCGACCGAGAAGGTCGTCGAGATCCGCCGCGGCCGCAAGGTCGATGCCGAGCGCAAGTTCTTCCCGGGCTACGTGCTGCTGAAGGCCAACCTGACCGATGCGGTGTTCTCGCTGGTGAAGAACACGCCGAAGGTCACCGGCTTTCTGGGCGATTCGAAGCCGGTGCCGATCACCGAGGCCGAGGCCCAGCGCATCCTGAACCAGGTGCAGGAAGGCGTCGAGCGGCCAAAGCCCTCGGTCACTTTCGAGATCGGCGAGGCGATCCGCGTCTCGGACGGTCCGTTCGCCTCGTTCAACGGTTTCGTCCAGGAAGTGGACGAGGAGCGGGCGCGGCTCAAGGTGGAAGTTTCGATCTTCGGGCGCGCCGTGCCGGTCGATCTCGAATTCGGACAGGTCGAAAAGGGCTGA
- the rplK gene encoding 50S ribosomal protein L11 has translation MAKKIAGQLKLQVSAGSATPSPPIGPALGQRGINIMEFCKAFNAQTQEMEKGSPVPVVITYYQDKSFTFVMKTPPVSYFLKKAANLKSGSKEPGKVKAGTIGRDKVRAIAEQKMKDLNATDIEGAMRMVEGSARSMGLEVVG, from the coding sequence ATGGCTAAGAAAATTGCAGGCCAGCTCAAGCTCCAGGTTTCCGCGGGCTCGGCGACGCCGTCGCCCCCGATCGGACCGGCGCTTGGTCAGCGCGGCATCAACATCATGGAGTTCTGCAAGGCGTTCAACGCGCAGACCCAGGAAATGGAAAAGGGATCGCCGGTTCCGGTCGTGATCACCTATTACCAGGACAAGTCGTTCACCTTCGTCATGAAGACGCCGCCGGTGAGCTACTTCCTGAAGAAGGCCGCAAACCTGAAGTCGGGCTCGAAGGAGCCGGGCAAGGTCAAGGCCGGCACGATCGGCCGCGACAAGGTGCGCGCCATCGCCGAGCAGAAGATGAAGGATCTGAACGCAACCGATATCGAGGGAGCCATGCGCATGGTCGAGGGCTCCGCCCGCTCGATGGGCCTGGAAGTGGTGGGCTGA
- the rplA gene encoding 50S ribosomal protein L1: protein MAKIAKRVAKSREGIDPNRAYALGDALKLLKDRSSVKFDETVEIAMNLGVDPRHADQMVRGVVNLPNGTGRTVRVAVFARGDKAEEAKAAGADIVGAEDLVDIVQKGTIDFDRCIATPDMMPLVGRLGKVLGPRGMMPNPKVGTVTTDVTAAVKASKGGAVEFRVEKAGIVHGGVGKISFDVKALEENVRAFADAVNRAKPAGAKGNYVKKVSVTSTMGPGLKLDVSTLAAS from the coding sequence ATGGCAAAGATTGCAAAGCGCGTAGCGAAGAGCCGCGAAGGCATCGATCCCAACAGGGCCTATGCCTTGGGTGATGCGCTGAAGCTGCTCAAGGACCGGTCGTCGGTGAAGTTCGACGAGACCGTTGAAATCGCGATGAACCTGGGTGTCGACCCGCGCCATGCCGACCAGATGGTCCGTGGCGTGGTCAACCTGCCGAACGGCACCGGCCGTACCGTCCGCGTCGCGGTTTTCGCGCGTGGCGACAAGGCCGAGGAAGCCAAGGCGGCCGGCGCCGATATCGTTGGCGCTGAGGATCTGGTCGACATCGTCCAGAAGGGCACGATCGACTTCGATCGCTGCATCGCCACGCCGGACATGATGCCGCTGGTCGGCCGTCTGGGCAAGGTGCTCGGCCCGCGTGGCATGATGCCGAACCCCAAGGTCGGCACCGTTACCACTGACGTTACCGCCGCCGTCAAGGCGTCGAAGGGCGGCGCGGTCGAGTTCCGCGTCGAGAAGGCCGGCATCGTGCATGGCGGCGTCGGCAAGATCTCGTTCGACGTCAAGGCGCTGGAAGAGAACGTTCGCGCCTTCGCCGACGCGGTGAACAGGGCGAAGCCGGCTGGCGCCAAGGGCAACTATGTCAAGAAGGTGTCGGTCACCTCCACGATGGGCCCGGGCCTCAAGCTCGACGTCTCGACGCTGGCAGCGTCCTGA
- the rplJ gene encoding 50S ribosomal protein L10, which translates to MDRAEKRELVTGLNEAFSGAGSVVVAHYAGITVAQMNDLRSKMRVAGGTVKVAKNRLAKIALQGTDSASIIDLFKGQTLIAYSEDPIAAPKVASDFAKGNDKLVILGGAMGTTSLNADGVKALATLPSLDELRGRLVGMIATPATRIAQIVNAPAASVARVIGAYARKDEAA; encoded by the coding sequence GTGGACAGAGCGGAAAAACGCGAACTCGTCACGGGCCTGAATGAAGCGTTTTCGGGCGCTGGTTCAGTCGTCGTGGCCCACTACGCCGGTATTACCGTCGCACAAATGAACGACCTTCGGTCGAAAATGCGTGTCGCCGGTGGCACCGTCAAAGTCGCGAAGAACCGTCTCGCCAAAATCGCTCTTCAGGGCACGGACTCCGCATCGATCATCGACCTGTTCAAGGGACAGACGCTGATCGCCTATTCGGAGGATCCGATTGCGGCGCCGAAGGTCGCGTCCGATTTCGCCAAGGGAAATGACAAGCTCGTCATTCTCGGCGGCGCAATGGGCACCACCTCGCTCAACGCCGACGGTGTGAAGGCACTCGCCACACTTCCGTCGCTCGATGAGCTGCGCGGCAGGCTGGTTGGCATGATCGCCACACCGGCAACCCGGATCGCCCAGATCGTCAATGCGCCTGCGGCTTCGGTCGCGCGCGTCATCGGCGCTTACGCCCGGAAGGACGAGGCGGCATGA